Proteins found in one Pseudomonas marvdashtae genomic segment:
- a CDS encoding elongation factor P, translated as MKTGKELKPGTVIRLENDPWLVQKAEFTKSGRNSAIMKTKLKNLLTGYKTEIVYSADDKLDDVILDRKEATLSFISGDTYTFMDTTDYTMYELNAEDIESVLPFIEEGMTDVCEAVFFEERLVSVELPTTIVRQVDYTEGSARGDTSGKVMKPAKLKNGTELSVADFIEIGDMIEIDTREGGSYKGRAK; from the coding sequence ATGAAAACTGGTAAAGAACTGAAACCCGGGACCGTGATCCGTCTCGAAAACGATCCTTGGCTGGTTCAGAAAGCTGAGTTCACCAAGTCGGGTCGTAACAGCGCGATCATGAAGACTAAGCTGAAGAACCTGCTGACCGGTTACAAGACCGAGATCGTCTACAGCGCCGACGACAAACTGGACGATGTGATCCTCGACCGCAAAGAAGCGACCCTGTCCTTCATCAGCGGCGACACCTACACATTCATGGACACCACTGACTACACCATGTACGAGCTGAACGCCGAAGACATCGAAAGCGTTCTGCCGTTCATCGAAGAAGGCATGACTGACGTCTGCGAAGCCGTGTTCTTCGAAGAGCGCCTGGTTTCCGTAGAACTGCCGACCACCATCGTGCGTCAGGTTGACTACACCGAAGGCTCCGCTCGCGGTGACACTTCCGGCAAGGTGATGAAGCCTGCCAAACTGAAGAACGGTACCGAGCTGTCGGTTGCTGACTTCATCGAAATCGGCGACATGATCGAGATCGATACCCGCGAAGGCGGTTCCTACAAAGGCCGCGCTAAGTAA